In Oncorhynchus keta strain PuntledgeMale-10-30-2019 chromosome 36, Oket_V2, whole genome shotgun sequence, the DNA window ttttcgcaatgtttgtaacttattttgtacgtaatgttgctgctacagtctcttatgaccaaaaagagcttctggacatcagaacaacaATTACTCACCTCGAAATGGACAAAGATTCTTTCTTTAATGAGTCCTacgcaaaggatatactgctttcccgagaccaggcccaaatcagTGTAATTCGCGTGAAGACGGAAATACAGGGAGCGGAGTTTGGGGCGCCTTGCGAGAATTCGTCGGCGAGTGGGTAGACCGCCACTACCATCCgtcctattggccaacgtgcaatcactggaaaataaactGTATGATCTacgatcaagactatcctaccaacgagaCACTCAAAACGGTAATATCTTCTGTTTCACCAAGCCGTGGCTGAGCGACGACACAAATAATCTAGAACTGGCTGGGGTTTCCGTGaatcggcaggacagagcagttacgtctggtaagacgaggggcgggGATGTGTGTCGATTTGCCAATaacaatgtctaatattaaagaagtcttgaggtattgcttgcttgaggtagagtacctcatgataaactgtagaccacactatctaccaagagagttatcatctatattattcgtagctgtttatttaccaccacaacccgacgctggcactaagaccgcactcaacgagctgtgtaaggccataagcaaacaataaAATGCTTATCCAGAAATGACGCTCATAGTAGcctgggactttaatgcaggcaaatttaaatcagttttacctaatttctaccagcatgtcacatgtgcaaccagaggagagagaaaaaataaaaaaaactctagaccaccataattctatcctcctaatTCCTGTTTACacgcaaaaactaaagcagggagTACCAGTGTCTCGGTCAATGACGCagatgctacaggactgttttgctagcacagactggaatattttCCGGGATTCATCTaacggcattgaggagtataccaccccagtcatcggcttcatcagtaagtgcatcaacgacatcgtccccacagtaaccgtacatacatatcccaaccagaagccatagattacaggacagagatatacattttaatttatttatttaaaacttTATTTTGTCATTATTTTCTGAACTATTTAAAAACCCCTTCATTCAAACTACGTGTGTGCTTATAGCTAGCTAATTGAGAGCTGATGTGAAGTCTCATTATTTAAATAGCGCTACACATAGGATTAGTGTAGGGAATTATTGTACCATAGATTTTttatatgtaaaatatattttcaattaaacatttgtttttacaggtgtttgTAAAATGTTGGACCAAATCCCAAAGTAAAAAAGGCTCAACTCCCACTTAAAATAAATACCCCCCCCAGCGGAAGAAATCAATAGGCAAATATCTCAGCCAATCAACACTGGGGGGTTAGTAATAGTGTGAAACACTATCATTACACTATTAGCAACATGTTCtgaaatgcaaaaaaaaatatcCTGTGTGTAACACCTATCTATACATAAGCATCATTAATGCCCACTTGGATGATTATTTGTTATCAGTACTTGAGGTGGTAGGTAACATTATGCCTTCTTCAATCTTCTGGACCGTCAACACTTGTTACAAAACACACTCACAACGACAGAACAATGAATTGGCCTACTTTGAGACAACTGACTGTTATTATCAGTGAACAACTAAAGTTACTGTTAGCAATGTATAATCAATACATTTAGGAACGTTAGGCTTTAGCCTACTAGCTAGACTTGTAAGTAAGTAAATTCAAAGATATTGTCTAATGTTACTTGTCAACAATGTTGACTATTAACTAAACGCAGTCAACCTCCGCAGAAAGGGACAAAGACTTGATTAATATCATAATTTGATACAAATGGGTCCAACCTCATGACATTCACTCAGTACAATTTGTAACACATTGTTACAGTGTCTCCGGAAGCGCAGTTAAGTACAATAATTGTTGCTGGCTAGCACCGCTCTGTGCTAACTAGCAAGACAACTTTCATTGTGTAACGAGTGAATTAATTTATAAAACAATTTAAACTAGAGGCAAAAAATAAACACATAATACTCTGGATAACCAATTCTGTAAATATCAAAGTTAAGTGTTAGGTTTGCTAGTCGAAGTAACGTTACTAGAAAACGAGTTAAGTGGCTAagctaacgttagcgagctaGCGCCAACAATCTAGTTCACTTATAGTAAACTCTGGCAAACAAGTGGCTACATTCAAAACACTGCCAACATAGTCTAACAAAAATAAAACTACAGCAACTTTTATTACGAATACAACTTTTCTTTAGCTACATTATGTTATTTTTCAGAAGCAAAAACAAACTTTTTCCACAAAGTCAGAACAGAATTCACAGGTTTATGATGTAGCCAAGATGTAATCCCACCTCACCTTTTTCTCCAGCAGATGTGGCCAATCCTTTTGGTTCCGGGCGATCACTCCCTTATATCTATATATTTCGTATTGAAGTTGCAAAATGTTGTGTATATTTTCCAAATATTCTGTTACCTCGGCCCAGCTCTCCTTGCTATGTTTCAGGCTCCGACTATGTCATTTGATCAAGCGCACATACCCAGTCCTGCGCGAGAAGAGATCATTCCAGACCAAAACCTTCAAATCACTGCAGCGAGTGCGCAACCATTTGAGGGGGAGCGGGTCGCGGTGGGAGTATTTCTGTGGATAATTCAAGTATGTGCCAATTACTTCTAACGCCCCCTGGCGTAAAATGGACAGATCTACTGTATTCGTATTTCTCTGACATGAAATTAGACACACGCATGCAGTATTCTACTCACAAATAGAACAgtctggagaggaagagacatatGTCAGAGAAGAAGGGTGGCGTGGAAGAGGGAGGAGGCAATGGGCTGGACAAGTATTGCAAACTGGAGAAGTAAAGAGAGGCTAAAAAAGGAGAACAAGGTGGAAAGGGCGAGTGAGGAGATGAGGGATTCAAAAACATGGATAAAGGAGATTAAGAACTAAAGGGTGGAAAGGATAGTGAtgaggaggataggagatgaAGAATAAGGGAGATGAGGTGGAACGATAAATCAAGGTGAAAGACATTCACGCTGTGAAATCAAATGTTTATTGACAAATTTCAAAGATTCATACCAGCAGCCTTTCAACATTGACTCCCATAATACAGGCAAACGTGTGGTTGTAAAACAAAAAATTGTAATTGGTAGTCTTTACTGAACAATATACAGGACAATAAGATCATGGTATTCAATACACAGCGTGCATAAATTAAGGCCATCCTTCTAACACGGTCCATTCAGGATGTCCTCAATAGAGAGGAAATCAAGCCCATTTCCTTCCCAAGATTGATACACACGCACAGATTCATCTCATACAATTATATATACCATGTCACAGTAGACTACTGTTCAAATCTAAAATCTTCAATGTATATCCTTTCTCCGTGTAATTCTGTTCTGATAGCAGTCAAATGCAGTTCACTAAAAGCAATGCATAAAACATTTTCCTATTTTGATGCATAGTTAGTGTTATCGCAGGCCAGGCATTTGAAATATGGGGTTTTACACTCCAAATACATCAATGTTCCACATACAAATACCTTGTTCATAAAGACGATATGGTTCTAAGTACAAATGCAGCAAGATATGAAACAAGGTAATGTGTTATTGATAATATACAATAGAAAAATGACAATCCTATTCCTCCAACACAGTCCAGCCCCCAAAAATAAAATCATACAACTACTCAAAGATCAAGGCCACATTTCAGTTAGTGCTTCAAAAACAAATGAatgtaaataagtaaataaattaTCAGATTTAAGTGGTTGTTATATCATTCCAAGTATGTCTATTTTAAGAAAAATACTACTCTAGAAAAATACTTTCCCCCATCAAAACACAGAACATGGAAGAAGAAGCAATCCCTTTTACACACTGGATATACATCTTGCAGCCTTACAAGTGTTTAATATACAGCAATACAGAAATAACATGTGAACCAAAATCAATAAGACCACTCAGCAAACTAAAACTGACATTAAAAGGGATCATCTTAATACAGTGTCATAGCAAAGTAACATGTGTGTCATAGATTGTTTAGGGAGAACTAGccaggagggagggaagaattGAGAGTGAAGTGAATGATGAGGATACTTATGGTCTCTCTATACAGAGGGCAGAGATGCACCAGAGAGACCTCTTACCTAAATGGAATGAATGACTAACAGCAGAGAGAAGTTATGGTCATATTTGGGAATGGACTGTGAAATTATATAAAACTGTAATATATGTGATACACTATTGTTTTATAGTGTTATTGCCAATGTTGACTACAGAAGTGAGCATTGGAACCACAtccagtatcagtcaaaagtttggacacacctactcattcaagggtttttctttattttttactattttctacattgtagaattcaGAAATATGGCACGAGGGtgtgtggtatacagtctgatataccacggatgtcagccaatcagcattcagggctcaaaccaccccgtttataataacagtgaagacatcaaaattatgaaaaagcacatatggaatcatgtagtaaccaaaagtgttaaacaaatcaaaatatattttatatttgagattcttcaaagtagctaccctttgccttgatgacaactttgcacactcttggcattatctcaaccagcttcatgagatagtcacctggaatgcatttaaattaacaggtgtgccttgttaatttgtggaatttctttccttcttaatgtgtttaagccaatcagttctgttgtgacaaggtaggggtggtatacagaagatagccctatttggtaaaagaccaagtccatattatagcaagaacagctcaaataagcaaagagaaacgacagtccatcattactttaagaaattaagctcagtcaatccggaaaatttcaagaactttctttcaatcgcaaaaaccatcaagcggtATGATGAAAATAGATCTCAcaaggaccaccacaggaaaggaagacccagagatacctctgctgtagaggataagttcattagagttaccagcctcagaaattgcagtccaaataaatgcttcactgaggtcaagtaacagacacatctcaacattaactgttcagaggagactgggccaagaaacacaagcaatggacattagaccggtggaaatctgtcctttggtctgatgagtccaaatttcagatttttggttccaacctccatgTTTTTgtaagatgcagagtaggtgaatggatgatctctgcatgtgtggctcccaccgtgaagcttggaggaggaggtttgatggtgtagcagtgctttgctggtgacactgtctgttatttatttagaattaaaggcacacttaaccagcatggctaccacagcattctgcagcgatacgccatcccatctggttttcgcttaatgggactatcatttgtttttcattaggacaatgacccaaaacacacctccaggctgtgtaagggctatttgaccaagaaggagagtgatggagtgctgcatcagatgacctggcctccacaatcacccgacctcaacccatttgaggtggtgtgggatgagttggaccgcagagtgaaggaaaaggagGCAACAAGTGCTcctcatatgtgggaactccttcaagactgttggaaaagcattcctcttgAAGTTGGTTGatataatgccaagagtgtgcaaagctgtcatcaaggcaaagggtggctattttcaagaatataaaatatatttggatttgtttaacactttttttggttactacatgattccaactgtgttatttcatagttgtgatgtcttcactattattctacaatgtagaaaatagtaaaaataaagaaaaacccttgaatgagtaggtgtgtccaaacttttcactggtactgtatattgacaGTTTGGGCTGATGACAAGGTCTTTCGGATACCAGGTAATACAAAATCGCATTGCCTAAAAATGGCCTTACTGGGATGCACAGCCATTTTATCATCAACTTTCAGTTCTACCCATCTTGATTAAGCATTATGTCCTCTTCCTCTTGGCAAAATTCACAATATAGATTATGTATCTGATTATGGAGGAAGTGTCAATACAGTATATGGCTGACACATGGGGTCTGTAAAAAATATTGACATTGAGCTGTGGGGTGACACATGGGGTGACAAATGGCTTTGCAGTGTTTGCTGGGGTGGGGCCAAGGGAACATACAGTGAGTGTACAATGTATAAATAGTAACTAGCGTGTGAGGCATACCAAGTAGCCAGCATGGTTTCAACACTCTGTTGCACTCTAGTGGTTGGAAACTATATAACTAGTTTCGATATGCTGAACTTTTAAAAAAACGAGTTGCTTAAACAACTATTTAGCAACAATTCAAGTTTCCCTCAATGGTACCATGTAAGGTTTATTCTGAACTGGCACTGACTATGCTTTCCTTACTCGTTGATCTACATACATACGCATATCAAAAGTACTTAGTCTAGTGTTCTCAGAGTTATGTCAAATCACAATAAAACTTGCTATTCTAGTGGCACAAATACATACAGTAACTAATACTGATGTTGCCTCAGTAGACATGCACTGACAATCATGTACAAACTcttgcatgcatacatacacaaacacagaaaATACACAGATGTACAAAATAAACTCAAAGTAAAGCATCTGTACACAAGCACAAGGTCACAACTGACCTTTAAGGTGTGTGCTAGTGAGAGCGAAATGATTGTGAATGGCTGTTTTTGGCCTTGACAGATATTTCCTATAAATTCTTGTTTAATTGTAGCGCTTCATACAGAGGATGCATAGACTTTTGCTGCGTAAAATGTATTTGTAAGACCCCAGGCCAGTGCTCGTCTCTCTTACATGCTGTAAAAAGATCCAGGGTACTTCCTCGATTTCCACGTTTATGAGACACATTCCAAAGCTCCTAACTTCCCTACCCCATAAATAGAGGTTTCCTCATCTTCTACCTGTATCCCTAAAGATGTATGTTACTACTGTATCATAATGTAACATATTGCTATCTTTGTATTGTTTTTTGACTGGATCTCAAATGAATCCAGGATGAAAACGTTTGAGTGATGTACTTCATATAATACTATGAACCTCTGTATCATGCAGCTGTCAACAAAAGGCAATAACTTGTTTTGCTTTATCAGCAATATAAACATCCATGCTTTCATTTGATTCtatgtaaataaataatataacGGTCAAAGTTGCAATACATATCACCTACTAAACTATAATGTATAATAATAGCTCTGTGAAATCCAACAGTATTAGTAGGCTTACATGTGTCATGATATACTGTAACAGTTCACAGTGTGAGGCATTATGTTAAATCTAGTGTATACAATCCTAAAACAGTCTTACTACATTCACTGCAAGCTATTTGTGTTTCGCTATTTGTGGTTTTACATTCAAAACAAAGCACACAGTGTTGCTGTGAAATAAGGCATCTTATTTACTGAAGAACCCTGCTACTCCACTCAGTCTGCATGTGTCTGTAGGCTGTATCTCCAACCTCCCTGGATTGAGGCCCTCTAGGAACTCAGTGGAATAGCAAAGGGTTTACATCAGAATTCTCTGATATAAAATATACATTAGAATTCATTTGTCAGTGAAATTAATAAACACAAACCTAACTAATATTTTGTCACGACTGACGGTCAATCTTGCCGCTATCATCTTCAGCTTGTGTTTTTCATCATTTACACTGGGATCAATGCCCCCTCTACAGGGCTCATTGCCAAGGCTTGGGCATAGCTACGTAAGTACCTGCCCACCACCCAATAAGGCTGCAGATGGAGCATTTACACGTTGATGGCGTGAGCGTGCTTCTTGCACAGGGGCTTGTCTTTCTTGGAGTAGAAGGGCTGGCCCTCCAGGTTCACATGGCACACCTGTGTGAGACAAACAGAATTGTGAATCTCACAAACCATCCATTTTTGTTATATTCCCAGAGATCTTAGTTATAACAGTTTTATACATCAGAAACATGTACAGCTGTGTAGTCATTCTTACTGCACAGACAAAGCAGGTATCGTGCCAGGTATGACCCAATGCTTCAATGAACTTGTCTCCCGCTTCTACTGGGAAGTCACAGCCATGGCATTTGGTGCTGAAAAGTGAAATGTAATCtgaaagagagaggatagacTGAAAACACTAGCAAATGGTGAAAATAGTAACAAAGTTACATGCATAAAAACTGTGTCTTTATGTGTATAATTCAAAATGTAGTTCAGTTGCAGAAGCTGCTTGCACAGAGTACATTATGGCAAAAATGTCAGCAGAAGCTGGTTTGGGCTCTAAAGGAAACATTTAACATTTGTGGCCTTTCATTATGTGCCATTCCATTTACGTAAAGTACCTTTCTCGCAGTAAGGCTCCCCATCCTCCATGTGGAATAGGCTGTTTCCAAAGGCATTGCCACAGGCAGCACACACAAAGCAGGTGGTGTGCCATGTCTGCCGCAGAGCATGCATCACCTCCTGCACAGGGACAAAAGGTTATTGTCTGGGTGCATTTGTGATTATATGTTGCATAGGCTAAACAAAGCGCTTTTGTGTGTGtcgtacatgtctgtgtgtttgtatctgACATCTCACCCCCATGATCTTGGTGTTGCAGCGTGCACAGGTGGGGGCAAAGAACTCTCCGTAGCAGTTCTCACAGTACACTGCGTTCTGCTCCTCCACAAAGCTGCAGTCTGCCAGCGATGTGTGGCAGTAGTGACAGTTGAACTCTTCTGGGTGCCAGGAGCGACCCAAGGCCACCAGGAAGGGTCCCCTGTAACGACAGATAGCGAATGAGGACAAAAGGGGTGACAACGGCCATTTCTGAAGCCAAACACTGTGTTTCTGTTTGAGTGGCTGTGTTTCCACTGACGGTGTATCGTTGTTGTTACCGGATCATGTTGTTGCAAGCGCCACAGAGGGGTGCTCTGCTGCTATTGGCAGCAAAGCGCTCCGCCCTTTGGGCTACGCCCCGGGCAATGGGAGGGAAGGGGGCAGGGGCGGGGTTGTAGGGGGCGGGGTTGTAGGGGGCGGGGCTGGGATTATAGGCAGGGcttggggaggagggaggggcgtGGGCGGAGCCAGGGTTTGGGATGTAGGCCGGTGCTGGTGGGGCACTCTGAGGTAGAGCGGGCACTTTCATGCTGGTGCTGGTGCTCTTGCTGGGGTCAAACTTGTTGGCAAAAGAGTTGTCTGTGATCCAGGGTGGCCTGCTGGAGGGGGGTTCAGGGGCGGCCGGGGCTGTGGCTGGGGTTGGAACAGGGGCTGGAGCTATGACCCAAAGAGACACACGGTTAAGTCAACACTATCCATACTTACCATATTATTAACACAAACATACGGCCACACAGCACCACCTGCTGTAACTACCTGGCACAATGCAGGCTGTGCTGACCACCTTGGGTGGAGGAGGGCCCACAGGGATCTGGATGGAGCTTTGCTGCATGGGAGGAGGCTGCTGCATGGGATGTTGCTGCATAGGCGGGGCCTGGTGCATGGGGGGCCCCTGGTACATGGGTGGTCCCTGGTGCATTGGAGGTCCTTGGTACATGGGAGGTCCCTGCTGCATAGCATGCCCCTGGTACATGGAAGGTCCCTGCTGCATGGGAGGTCCCTTCTGCATACAAAGCCCTTGGTACATGGATTGCCCCTGGTACATGGGAGGGGCTTTTTGCATGGGGGGAGCCTGGCCATATAGGCTGCAGAAGGATAAACAAGAAGCTGAGTGACATCATCACCACCTAAATTCAAACATATCTCTACTAGTCTTATTACTTCAGAAGTTTTCTGAACTGTCATTGATATATTATATAAATCTAAATTAGGAAACTGTACAAGTACCAGTTACTCATAAGGATACTGTTAAAGGGATACCTCAGGAtcttggcaatgaggccctttatctacttccccagagtcagatgaactcatggatatcTAGTAGTTTGAAAGAAGTTGCTAACTAGGGCTAGCACAACTGCTTACTAGCATTGGCTCGAAGTCCTTgcgctagttagcattggttcgcaaaactacctctaacttccttcgtactggatgcagagacataaaaatcaTATCCACGGGTTCATCTGACCCTGCCAAAATCCTGACGTATCCCTTTAACACTAATATGCCTCATGATAAAACCTAGTATGCTGAACAGCCACTTATCTCCTTCCTGACTCTGTGTCCACATATGTTTTGAATCTTACCTGGATCTCCTCCACTTCCCCAGACATGTTTAACGTAAAGGTTAGTGGGAGTTTTATATAGCAGAGAcccacagagcgagagagagagaaagaaagacagccTGGTATCAGAGAGACAGTGTTAGAACAGAGAGCCTCGGTTATAGAAGTGAGGGAGATTCACAGAGCCGCCAACCGATTTCATttgaaaggagagagaaacaggtttTGATACATTTGTAAGAAAGGGGAAGGTTAAAACGCAGGTTAAATGAACACTGTCAAAGCATGATTATCATCCTTAGAGTTATAAATAGAGGGAGGGGAATaagtgtgtgttatttcaaagGTGAAGTCGACAATAAGGGAAGGAAGCACACTATCCAGATGTTCTATGAGCAGTGCCATCTGGATAAGCCTCCCCACAGAAGTACCTGGAGACGGAGGCAGACTGTTGCAGACTATAGCTATAACGCAACAGAAAAGGGTCTGGGGTCAAAAACGGGTCAAACACAGTTCTTTGGATTAAGGTCATGTACACCTATACCTGCAAGATGCCGTTTATTACCAATAATGGCATCCAGTTTTTAAATATTTAATTTGCAGATTTTTCCATCTAACTTCTCCATTGTTTACTCTAAGATGGGGTGTAAATCAAGAATCATCCGATTTCTCATAAATTGTAACATTATCAGATCGCATCTGTTTCATGCTAACTGCTAGTCAGCCAGCCTAGTTTGACCACATAGTCAGCTGTGTAGCTTTTGAAGAGGGCGGCACCCAATCAGCAGTCCCTTTGAGGTGTTGGTGAACTTGGTTTCATAGTAATACCTTTGTGCGAGCACACATTCACAAAGGAAAAATGTATGTCCTAGAGAGACAAATAAAACAGGTTCTGAAAATCCAAGACCCTAACACTGCCAAACCAAATGAAATTGATACACAGCTCTGCTCCTATATACCATATTTGTATTCATCACCATCAATCAAGGAAACCATATAtgatactgcacacacacacacacacacacacacacacacacacacacacacacacacacacacacacacacacacacacacacacacacacacacacacacacacacacacacacacacacacacacacacacacacaccactcataTTCTACACTCTGCACACAACCACTACAACTGGCTCCATTGCAAAGGCCAACACGCCTTGCAACATTAGTTAACACATCCAATCCACATGAAAGAAAAAACAATGACATCAATATTAGGAATCTGTAAGGTGAGCCAGAGGACCCACTTCTCACAAATACACGAACATGCAGGCGAGATAAATTCACTTCAAacaagtggtgtaaagtacttatgtaaaaatactttagtgtcatgccctgatctatttcacctgtccaTGTGATTGTCTCTACCCCCTCCAGGTTTCGcgtattttccccagtgtatttatccctgtgtttcctgtctctctgtgccagttcgtcgtGTATGTTTCTGAGTCAACCAGTGTTTTCCCAcattctcctgctttttgcattctcccTTTTCTAgccctcccggttttgacccttgcctgtttcatAACTTTGTACCTGCCTGCATGACCattctgcctcctgtgtctgcatttgggtcttgccttgtgccttgataaaaagactacttaagtcgttttttgggggtatctgtactttgctATTTTTATTTTAGACAACTTTTacatcactacattcctaaagaaaataatgtactttttactccatacattcattttccctgacacccaaaagtacgtGTTACATTTCagatgcttagcaggacaggaaaatggtccaattcatgcacttatcaagagaacatccctactaccgCTGATCTGGCAGACTCCCTAAACataaatgcttagtttgtaaattatgtctgagtgttggagtgtgcccctggctatccataaaattaaaaaacaagaaaatcgtgccgtctggtttgcttaatataaggaatttgaaaatattttttacttttgatacttaagtacatgttatcaattacatttacttttgatacttaagaccaaatacttttagacttttactcaagtaatattttactggatgacttgcacttttacttgagtcattttctatgaaggtatctttacttttactcaagtatgacaattgggtactttttccaccactgcacatCATAAGTTGATATAACGTTCACAGTTTTAAGCAACTGTGGTCACCACACTGGCTCCAGGAGATCCCTATA includes these proteins:
- the LOC118369399 gene encoding LIM domain-binding protein 3-like isoform X1, whose translation is MSSYNISLSGSAPWGFRLQGGKDFNMPLTISRITPGSKAQQGNLIQGDIIVAIDGVSTEGMTHLEAQNKIKSASFNLALTMQKSKRPFPLSTSTQRMDSPMQQIPHQKAQTTKINGGLSACNTSSVSLEASGEKNSYSGSPTKRQTPSPGGKTTPTKKAQYNTPIGLYSAETLQEMAQLQESHRGKGSAAGLSVGSLPVKDAQVDSASPVYQAVIKTADRDTELNDWARSSSQVQSKSFRLLAHITGTEFMQDPDVEHLRKSSLYGQAPPMQKAPPMYQGQSMYQGLCMQKGPPMQQGPSMYQGHAMQQGPPMYQGPPMHQGPPMYQGPPMHQAPPMQQHPMQQPPPMQQSSIQIPVGPPPPKVVSTACIVPAPAPVPTPATAPAAPEPPSSRPPWITDNSFANKFDPSKSTSTSMKVPALPQSAPPAPAYIPNPGSAHAPPSSPSPAYNPSPAPYNPAPYNPAPAPFPPIARGVAQRAERFAANSSRAPLCGACNNMIRGPFLVALGRSWHPEEFNCHYCHTSLADCSFVEEQNAVYCENCYGEFFAPTCARCNTKIMGEVMHALRQTWHTTCFVCAACGNAFGNSLFHMEDGEPYCEKDYISLFSTKCHGCDFPVEAGDKFIEALGHTWHDTCFVCAVCHVNLEGQPFYSKKDKPLCKKHAHAINV
- the LOC118369399 gene encoding LIM domain-binding protein 3-like isoform X6, with translation MSSYNISLSGSAPWGFRLQGGKDFNMPLTISRITPGSKAQQGNLIQGDIIVAIDGVSTEGMTHLEAQNKIKSASFNLALTMQKSKRPFPLSTSTQRMDSPMQQIPHQKVISNTPANSLPVKDAQVDSASPVYQAVIKTADRDTELNDWARSSSQVQSKSFRLLAHITGTEFMQDPDVEHLRKSSLYGQAPPMQKAPPMYQGQSMYQGLCMQKGPPMQQGPSMYQGHAMQQGPPMYQGPPMHQGPPMYQGPPMHQAPPMQQHPMQQPPPMQQSSIQIPVGPPPPKVVSTACIVPAPAPVPTPATAPAAPEPPSSRPPWITDNSFANKFDPSKSTSTSMKVPALPQSAPPAPAYIPNPGSAHAPPSSPSPAYNPSPAPYNPAPYNPAPAPFPPIARGVAQRAERFAANSSRAPLCGACNNMIRGPFLVALGRSWHPEEFNCHYCHTSLADCSFVEEQNAVYCENCYGEFFAPTCARCNTKIMGEVMHALRQTWHTTCFVCAACGNAFGNSLFHMEDGEPYCEKDYISLFSTKCHGCDFPVEAGDKFIEALGHTWHDTCFVCAVCHVNLEGQPFYSKKDKPLCKKHAHAINV
- the LOC118369399 gene encoding LIM domain-binding protein 3-like isoform X3; its protein translation is MSSYNISLSGSAPWGFRLQGGKDFNMPLTISRITPGSKAQQGNLIQGDIIVAIDGVSTEGMTHLEAQNKIKSASFNLALTMQKSKRPFPLSTSTQRMDSPMQQIPHQKVISNTPANNEYVPSFNPIALKDTALSTHKPIEVKGPGGKATIIHAQYNTPISMYSQDAIMDAIAGQSKGHEAGSLPVKDAQVDSASPVYQAVIKTADRDTELNDWARSSSQVQSKSFRLLAHITGTEFMQDPDVEHLRKSSLYGQAPPMQKAPPMYQGQSMYQGLCMQKGPPMQQGPSMYQGHAMQQGPPMYQGPPMHQGPPMYQGPPMHQAPPMQQHPMQQPPPMQQSSIQIPVGPPPPKVVSTACIVPAPAPVPTPATAPAAPEPPSSRPPWITDNSFANKFDPSKSTSTSMKVPALPQSAPPAPAYIPNPGSAHAPPSSPSPAYNPSPAPYNPAPYNPAPAPFPPIARGVAQRAERFAANSSRAPLCGACNNMIRGPFLVALGRSWHPEEFNCHYCHTSLADCSFVEEQNAVYCENCYGEFFAPTCARCNTKIMGEVMHALRQTWHTTCFVCAACGNAFGNSLFHMEDGEPYCEKDYISLFSTKCHGCDFPVEAGDKFIEALGHTWHDTCFVCAVCHVNLEGQPFYSKKDKPLCKKHAHAINV
- the LOC118369399 gene encoding LIM domain-binding protein 3-like isoform X2 translates to MSSYNISLSGSAPWGFRLQGGKDFNMPLTISRITPGSKAQQGNLIQGDIIVAIDGVSTEGMTHLEAQNKIKSASFNLALTMQKSKRPFPLSTSTQRMDSPMQQIPHQKVISNTPANNEYVPSFNPIALKDTALSTHKPIEVKGPGGKATIIHAQYNTPISMYSQDAIMDAIAGQSKGHEAGEEVPAGSPLASLPVKDAQVDSASPVYQAVIKTADRDTELNDWARSSSQVQSKSFRLLAHITGTEFMQDPDVEHLRKSSLYGQAPPMQKAPPMYQGQSMYQGLCMQKGPPMQQGPSMYQGHAMQQGPPMYQGPPMHQGPPMYQGPPMHQAPPMQQHPMQQPPPMQQSSIQIPVGPPPPKVVSTACIVPAPAPVPTPATAPAAPEPPSSRPPWITDNSFANKFDPSKSTSTSMKVPALPQSAPPAPAYIPNPGSAHAPPSSPSPAYNPSPAPYNPAPYNPAPAPFPPIARGVAQRAERFAANSSRAPLCGACNNMIRGPFLVALGRSWHPEEFNCHYCHTSLADCSFVEEQNAVYCENCYGEFFAPTCARCNTKIMGEVMHALRQTWHTTCFVCAACGNAFGNSLFHMEDGEPYCEKDYISLFSTKCHGCDFPVEAGDKFIEALGHTWHDTCFVCAVCHVNLEGQPFYSKKDKPLCKKHAHAINV